A genomic window from Punica granatum isolate Tunisia-2019 chromosome 2, ASM765513v2, whole genome shotgun sequence includes:
- the LOC116195632 gene encoding formimidoyltransferase-cyclodeaminase-like isoform X2, with translation MDPRPDPADAVADLFDSSLNLEDAHFKEGYAEGYDYGLEAGREEARQVGLKVGFETGEELGFYRGCVDVWSSAIRVDPERFSSRVQKSVKTMELLLERYPVMDPENESVQEIMGDLRLKFKAICASLGVKLEYKGKEGTKMLKAMLACGKVYISESRNRVALESIERAARLSKGAAIVNKFEDAIYNRVGYTVVSRLAEKPMPDSCPLKAAVLAMVKAAFDAVDLELHLGSHPRLGVVDHICFHPLAQTSVEQVVLTARSLAMDIGSGLQVPAFLYGAAHEEGRTLDSIRRALGYFKPNLSGNLWAGGLNSNPLPLKPDEGPSQAAQGKGVVVIGVTPWVDNYNVPVKSTNISTVRRIAKRVSGRGGGLPSVQAMALAHGNGITEVACNLLDPGRVGAAEVQQEVERLAADEGLTVGKGYFTDFSCQTVIEKYLQMDSHV, from the exons ATGGATCCGAGACCCGACCCGGCGGACGCTGTCGCAGACCTCTTCGACTCGTCCCTGAACCTCGAAGACGCCCACTTCAAGGAAGGCTACGCGGAGGGGTACGACTACGGCCTGGAGGCCGGCCGGGAGGAGGCCAGGCAGGTGGGCCTGAAGGTGGGGTTCGAGACCGGGGAGGAGCTTGGGTTCTACCGGGGTTGCGTGGACGTGTGGAGCTCCGCAATCCGGGTCGACCCGGAACGGTTCTCGTCCCGGGTCCAGAAGAGCGTTAAGACCATGGAGCTGCTGCTGGAGAGGTACCCGGTCATGGATCCGGAGAATGAGAGCGTTCAGGAGATCATGGGGGACCTGAGGCTGAAGTTCAAGGCTATCTGTGCGAGCTTGGGTGTGAAATTGGAGTACAAGG GCAAGGAGGGAACGAAGATGTTAAAAGCAATGCTTGCTTGCGGGAAGGTGTACATATCCGAGAGCCGAAACAGGGTTGCCTTGGAGTCAATCGAACGAGCCGCAAGATTGTCAAAGGGGGCAGCTATCGTGAACAAGTTTGAAGATGCCATTTACAATAGAGTTGGCTATACTGTTGTCTCAAGATTGGCCGAGAAGCCAATGCCCGATTCTTGCCCCTTGAAAGCTGCTGTCCTAGCTATGGTTAAAGCTGCTTTTGATGCTGTTGATCTGGAGTTGCATTTGGGTAGTCATCCTAGACTCGGAGTTGTGGACCATATCTGCTTTCACCCTTTGGCTCAAACTTCCGTCGAACAAGTGGTATTGACTGCGAGGTCTTTGGCTATGGACATTGGCTCTGGACTTCAAG TGCCTGCATTCCTGTACGGAGCTGCACATGAAGAAGGGAGGACACTCGATTCCATTCGGAGAGCACTGGGATATTTCAAGCCCAATCTTAGCGGAAACCTGTGGGCAGGAGGGCTGAATTCGAACCCACTACCCCTCAAACCTGACGAAGGACCAAGTCAAGCAGCGCAAGGAAAGGGTGTTGTGGTGATTGGAGTTACCCCATGGGTCGACAATTATAATGTTCCtgtcaaatcaaccaacattTCCACTGTTCGTAGAATTGCAAAACGAGTGAGTGGCAGAGGAGGAGGACTTCCTTCCGTTCAAGCAATGGCACTTGCTCATGGCAATGGGATTACTGAAGTAGCCTGTAATTTGTTGGACCCAGGTAGAGTAGGAGCTGCTGAAGTTCAGCAAGAAGTCGAGCGGCTGGCAGCGGACGAGGGTTTGACTGTTGGGAAAGGCTATTTTACCGACTTTTCCTGCCAAACAGTTATTGAGAAGTACTTGCAGATGGATTCCCATGTGTAG
- the LOC116195632 gene encoding formimidoyltransferase-cyclodeaminase-like isoform X1 codes for MLKAMLACGKVYISESRNRVALESIERAARLSKGAAIVNKFEDAIYNRVGYTVVSRLAEKPMPDSCPLKAAVLAMVKAAFDAVDLELHLGSHPRLGVVDHICFHPLAQTSVEQVVLTARSLAMDIGSGLQVPAFLYGAAHEEGRTLDSIRRALGYFKPNLSGNLWAGGLNSNPLPLKPDEGPSQAAQGKGVVVIGVTPWVDNYNVPVKSTNISTVRRIAKRVSGRGGGLPSVQAMALAHGNGITEVACNLLDPGRVGAAEVQQEVERLAADEGLTVGKGYFTDFSCQTVIEKYLQMDSHV; via the exons ATGTTAAAAGCAATGCTTGCTTGCGGGAAGGTGTACATATCCGAGAGCCGAAACAGGGTTGCCTTGGAGTCAATCGAACGAGCCGCAAGATTGTCAAAGGGGGCAGCTATCGTGAACAAGTTTGAAGATGCCATTTACAATAGAGTTGGCTATACTGTTGTCTCAAGATTGGCCGAGAAGCCAATGCCCGATTCTTGCCCCTTGAAAGCTGCTGTCCTAGCTATGGTTAAAGCTGCTTTTGATGCTGTTGATCTGGAGTTGCATTTGGGTAGTCATCCTAGACTCGGAGTTGTGGACCATATCTGCTTTCACCCTTTGGCTCAAACTTCCGTCGAACAAGTGGTATTGACTGCGAGGTCTTTGGCTATGGACATTGGCTCTGGACTTCAAG TGCCTGCATTCCTGTACGGAGCTGCACATGAAGAAGGGAGGACACTCGATTCCATTCGGAGAGCACTGGGATATTTCAAGCCCAATCTTAGCGGAAACCTGTGGGCAGGAGGGCTGAATTCGAACCCACTACCCCTCAAACCTGACGAAGGACCAAGTCAAGCAGCGCAAGGAAAGGGTGTTGTGGTGATTGGAGTTACCCCATGGGTCGACAATTATAATGTTCCtgtcaaatcaaccaacattTCCACTGTTCGTAGAATTGCAAAACGAGTGAGTGGCAGAGGAGGAGGACTTCCTTCCGTTCAAGCAATGGCACTTGCTCATGGCAATGGGATTACTGAAGTAGCCTGTAATTTGTTGGACCCAGGTAGAGTAGGAGCTGCTGAAGTTCAGCAAGAAGTCGAGCGGCTGGCAGCGGACGAGGGTTTGACTGTTGGGAAAGGCTATTTTACCGACTTTTCCTGCCAAACAGTTATTGAGAAGTACTTGCAGATGGATTCCCATGTGTAG
- the LOC116195633 gene encoding uncharacterized protein LOC116195633: MAMGGYPVKGSSGGGQRERGRAYGLMLLVAFGAALLGVMALHKLRERRIHNLHLEDKDRELFSLHLHLQKERDTNKEIRKKAENMRAKVYFLRTQKMELDSRVLEMQSTISSLKDEQRTMDLVLEEKRDEIKLLREEEMETGKTDLQGTSLKEILNQKDIEIADLKHQLERLNVSMRGSETRKEQMNKLEKREERREQAKA; the protein is encoded by the exons ATGGCAATGGGGGGATACCCCGTCAAGGGTAGCAGCGGAGGAgggcagagagagaggggccGGGCGTATGGGTTGATGCTGCTGGTGGCATTCGGGGCAGCGCTTCTGGGAGTGATGGCCCTGCACAAGCTCAGAGAGAGACGCATCCACAACCTCCACCTCGAGGACAAGGACCGGGAGCTCTTCTCCCTCCATCTTCACTTACAG AAGGAGAGAGATACCAACAAAGAAATCAGGAAGAAGGCTGAAAATATGAGGGCAAAGGTATACTTCCTCAGGACACAGAAGATGGAGCTAGACAGCCGGGTTCTAGAGATGCAATCCACCATCAGCTCGTTGAAAGATGAGCAGAGGACAATGGACTTAGTGCTTGAAGAAAAGCGAGACGAGATCAAGTTGCTGCGCGAGGAGGAGATGGAGACTGGCAAGACAGATCTTCAAGGGACTTCTCTGAAGGAGATCTTGAATCAGAaggatattgaaattgcaGATCTAAAACATCAGCTCGAACGTCTGAATGTGAGCATGAGAGGAAGTGAAACACGGAAGGAACAAATGAACAAACttgagaagagagaagagagaagagagcaGGCAAAGGCATGA
- the LOC116195056 gene encoding senescence-specific cysteine protease SAG39-like has product MAFLKQHQGICLALLFIAGALAPLAASRSLQKGLSMHERHEQWMAQYGRVYKDATEKQRRFDIFKENVEHIESFNSANEKPYRLGVNQFADLTNEEFKASKNGFRSHMCSTDGASFKYENVTAVPSTMDWRKKGAVTPVKDQGQCGCCWAFSAVAAVEGITEISAGKLVSLSEQELVDCDKGGEDQGCEGGWMDSAFQFVEKHGLTTEAKYPYEGTDGTCNNKAESNQATKITGYEDVPANNEAALLKAVANQPVSVAIDAGGVEFQFYSSGVFTGSCGTELDHGVTAVGYGVSDDGMKYWLVKNSWGAQWGEEGYIRMQRDVDAKEGLCGIAMKASYPTA; this is encoded by the exons ATGGCATTCCTGAAGCAGCATCAAGGCATTTGTCTCGCTCTGCTCTTCATTGCAGGAGCTTTGGCTCCGCTAGCTGCTTCCCGCAGCTTGCAGAAAGGGCTGTCCATGCACGAGAGGCACGAGCAGTGGATGGCTCAATATGGACGAGTCTACAAGGACGCCACTGAGAAGCAGAGGCGTTTCGACATATTTAAGGAGAATGTGGAACACATCGAGTCCTTTAACAGTGCAAACGAGAAACCTTACAGGCTTGGCGTCAATCAGTTTGCAGACTTGACCAATGAGGAGTTCAAGGCCTCAAAGAATGGGTTTAGGTCTCACATGTGCTCCACGGATGGCGCTTCTTTCAAGTATGAAAACGTCACTGCGGTGCCATCGACTATGGACTGGAGGAAGAAAGGAGCTGTTACACCCGTGAAAGACCAAGGCCAATGCG GATGTTGCTGGGCTTTCTCAGCCGTTGCTGCAGTGGAAGGAATCACGGAAATCTCAGCCGGTAAGTTGGTCTCACTCTCTGAGCAAGAACTGGTTGACTGTGACAAGGGCGGGGAGGATCAGGGCTGCGAGGGTGGGTGGATGGATAGTGCCTTCCAATTCGTCGAGAAACACGGGCTGACCACCGAGGCTAAGTACCCATACGAGGGCACAGACGGTACATGCAACAACAAAGCGGAATCGAACCAAGCAACTAAGATTACAGGATATGAGGACGTGCCCGCCAACAATGAGGCGGCACTGCTGAAGGCAGTGGCCAATCAGCCAGTCTCAGTGGCCATCGATGCAGGAGGGGTCGAGTTCCAGTTCTACTCAAGTGGTGTCTTTACCGGATCTTGTGGGACTGAGCTAGACCACGGTGTTACTGCTGTGGGCTACGGGGTGAGTGATGACGGGATGAAGTACTGGCTTGTCAAGAACTCGTGGGGAGCACAGTGGGGGGAAGAAGGATACATAAGGATGCAAAGGGATGTCGATGCCAAGGAAGGTCTCTGCGGCATTGCAATGAAGGCTTCCTACCCAACCGCTTAA
- the LOC116195057 gene encoding uncharacterized protein LOC116195057 isoform X1 — MTREILESDVYKELETVQNPPLVYPDCAAEAEPATLSMARRSVPEATSMDEANQILRGNWLKRIQQHSEQHSGGRAIRDILDIGCSVGISTRYLAETFPLAKVTGLDLSPYFLSVAQFKGKEDPPRAKPIRWTHANGEETGLPSNSFDLVSISLVLHELPRTATVNMMKESFRLLRPGGTLAIIDQAPNSKVLQVRFSSMLPLAGTPLS, encoded by the exons ATGACGAGAGAGATTCTGGAGTCCGATGTTTATAAGGAGCTCGAAACTGTCCAGAACCCGCCCCTTGTGTATCCCGATT GTGCAGCAGAAGCAGAACCTGCAACCTTGTCCATGGCAAGGCGTTCTGTACCTGAGGCTACTTCAATGGATGAAGCGAACCAAATATTACGTGGGAATTGGTTGAAAAGGATTCAACAACACTCTGAACAACATTCAGGAGGTCGTGCAATAAGAGACATTCTAGACATCGGATGCTCCGTCGGGATAAGCACTAGATATCTAGCCGAAACCTTCCCTTTAGCAAAAGTCACA GGGTTAGATCTGTCCCCTTACTTTCTCTCTGTAGCGCAAttcaaaggaaaagaagatcCCCCAAGGGCAAAACCGATTCGTTGGACGCACGCCAATGGGGAAGAGACAGGCTTACCTTCTAATTCTTTCGACCTCGTCTCTATTTCTCTAGTG CTTCACGAGTTGCCTCGTACAGCAACTGTTAATATGATGAAGGAATCGTTTCGGCTACTTCGACCTGGTGGCACTCTTGCTATAATAGATCAGGCC CCAAATTCCAAGGTACTTCAGGTGAGATTCAGCTCTATGCTTCCTCTTGCAGGTACTCCTTTAAGTTAA
- the LOC116195057 gene encoding uncharacterized protein LOC116195057 isoform X2 yields MARRSVPEATSMDEANQILRGNWLKRIQQHSEQHSGGRAIRDILDIGCSVGISTRYLAETFPLAKVTGLDLSPYFLSVAQFKGKEDPPRAKPIRWTHANGEETGLPSNSFDLVSISLVLHELPRTATVNMMKESFRLLRPGGTLAIIDQAPNSKVLQVRFSSMLPLAGTPLS; encoded by the exons ATGGCAAGGCGTTCTGTACCTGAGGCTACTTCAATGGATGAAGCGAACCAAATATTACGTGGGAATTGGTTGAAAAGGATTCAACAACACTCTGAACAACATTCAGGAGGTCGTGCAATAAGAGACATTCTAGACATCGGATGCTCCGTCGGGATAAGCACTAGATATCTAGCCGAAACCTTCCCTTTAGCAAAAGTCACA GGGTTAGATCTGTCCCCTTACTTTCTCTCTGTAGCGCAAttcaaaggaaaagaagatcCCCCAAGGGCAAAACCGATTCGTTGGACGCACGCCAATGGGGAAGAGACAGGCTTACCTTCTAATTCTTTCGACCTCGTCTCTATTTCTCTAGTG CTTCACGAGTTGCCTCGTACAGCAACTGTTAATATGATGAAGGAATCGTTTCGGCTACTTCGACCTGGTGGCACTCTTGCTATAATAGATCAGGCC CCAAATTCCAAGGTACTTCAGGTGAGATTCAGCTCTATGCTTCCTCTTGCAGGTACTCCTTTAAGTTAA